The Raphanus sativus cultivar WK10039 chromosome 2, ASM80110v3, whole genome shotgun sequence genome includes a region encoding these proteins:
- the LOC108820996 gene encoding O-fucosyltransferase 31 isoform X2, translating into MLQGQDICAYSKSIRQQVELWSPLPDQSWKPCTQSFTGSPLPDKSQGFLQVFLDGGLNQQRMGICDAVAVAKIMNVTLVIPRLEVNPVWQDSSSFADIFDVDHFTSVLKDEVRIVRELPPQYAWSTRDYYATGIRATRIKTAPTHASAEWYVENVLPVIQSYGIAAVAPFSHRLGFDNVPESIQRLRCKVNFEALDFVPRIRELGDALVHRLRNPPSSSETSGAMDPTERVNTIAKSGAGKFVVLHLRFDKDMAAHSGCDFGGGKAERLALAKYRQVIWQGRVLNSQFTDEELRNKGRCPLTPEEIGLLLSALGFTNNTRLYLASHQVYGGEARISTLRKLFPVLENKKSLASAEELAEVEGKASLMAAVDYYVSMKSDIFISASPGNMHNALLAHRAYLNLKTINPNMILLGQVLVNKSLGWSEFEGGVVNGHKNRQGQLRLRKQKQSIYTYPAPDCMCKAA; encoded by the exons ATGCTCCAAGGCCAAGACATTTGCGCTTACTCGAAG TCGATCAGACAACAGGTGGAGTTATGGTCTCCCTTGCCAGATCAATCTTGGAAGCCTTGCACTCAATCTTTTACAGGATCTC CATTGCCTGACAAGTCTCAAGGGTTTCTTCAGGTGTTCCTTGACGGTGGACTTAATCAACAAAGAATGGGC ATATGCGATGCGGTTGCTGTTGCTAAGATAATGAACGTCACGCTTGTGATTCCACGCCTTGAAGTTAATCCTGTTTGGCAAGATTCAAG TTCGTTCGCAGATATATTCGATGTGGATCACTTTACAAGTGTCCTTAAAGACGAGGTTCGGATTGTTAGAGAGCTTCCTCCACAATACGCTTGGAGCACGCGTGATTACTACGCCACAGGTATTCGAGCTACTAGGATTAAGACTGCGCCTACTCACGCCTCGGCAGAGTGGTATGTGGAGAATGTATTGCCTGTTATCCAGAG CTATGGCATTGCTGCTGTTGCCCCGTTCTCTCACCGTTTGGGGTTTGACAATGTTCCTGAAAGTATACAGCGGTTACGCTGTAAAGTGAACTTTGAAGCATTAGACTTTGTTCCTCGCATTCGTGAGCTAGGGGATGCTCTTGTGCATCGACTCAGAAATCCTCCTTCCAGCTCTGAAACATCAGGAGCTATGGATCCAACAGAGAGAGTAAACACCATTGCAAAATCCGGAGCTGGGAAGTTCGTCGTGCTTCATCTTCGTTTCGATAAA GATATGGCAGCGCATTCAGGATGTGACTTTGGAGGTGGCAAGGCGGAAAGACTAGCGCTGGCGAAATACCGCCAAGTGATATGGCAAGGAAGGGTCTTAAACTCACAGTTCACAGACGAAGAGCTAAGAAACAAAGGGCGTTGTCCGTTGACACCCGAAGAGATTGGTCTACTGCTTTCAGCGTTGGGTTTCACTAACAACACCCGTCTCTACCTAGCTTCACACCAGGTCTACGGAGGAGAAGCAAGAATCTCAACCCTGCGTAAACTCTTCCCGGTGCTTGAAAACAAGAAGAGCCTAGCCTCTGCGGAGGAACTAGCTGAGGTAGAAGGGAAAGCTTCACTGATGGCTGCGGTGGATTACTACGTGAGCATGAAGAGTGATATCTTCATCTCTGCATCTCCAGGGAATATGCACAATGCATTGCTTGCGCATAGAGCTTACTTGAACTTGAAGACCATAAACCCAAACATGATACTGTTGGGACAGGTTTTGGTGAACAAGAGCTTAGGGTGGTCTGAGTTTGAAGGAGGTGTTGTGAATGGGCACAAGAACAGGCAAGGTCAG
- the LOC108820996 gene encoding O-fucosyltransferase 31 isoform X1 has translation MKQLQPLQSLSQSQRIALAGLLVLLFPILSPNLFHPLGRASPSLFSEWNAPRPRHLRLLEGALHRHISIRQQVELWSPLPDQSWKPCTQSFTGSPLPDKSQGFLQVFLDGGLNQQRMGICDAVAVAKIMNVTLVIPRLEVNPVWQDSSSFADIFDVDHFTSVLKDEVRIVRELPPQYAWSTRDYYATGIRATRIKTAPTHASAEWYVENVLPVIQSYGIAAVAPFSHRLGFDNVPESIQRLRCKVNFEALDFVPRIRELGDALVHRLRNPPSSSETSGAMDPTERVNTIAKSGAGKFVVLHLRFDKDMAAHSGCDFGGGKAERLALAKYRQVIWQGRVLNSQFTDEELRNKGRCPLTPEEIGLLLSALGFTNNTRLYLASHQVYGGEARISTLRKLFPVLENKKSLASAEELAEVEGKASLMAAVDYYVSMKSDIFISASPGNMHNALLAHRAYLNLKTINPNMILLGQVLVNKSLGWSEFEGGVVNGHKNRQGQLRLRKQKQSIYTYPAPDCMCKAA, from the exons ATGAAGCAACTTCAGCCACTGCAGAGCCTTAGCCAGTCGCAGAGGATAGCTCTCGCTGGCCTTCTCGTCCTCCTCTTCCCGATCTTATCTCCCAATCTCTTCCACCCTCTTGGTCGCGcctctccttctctcttctcC GAATGGAATGCTCCAAGGCCAAGACATTTGCGCTTACTCGAAGGTGCTCTTCATCGTCACATT TCGATCAGACAACAGGTGGAGTTATGGTCTCCCTTGCCAGATCAATCTTGGAAGCCTTGCACTCAATCTTTTACAGGATCTC CATTGCCTGACAAGTCTCAAGGGTTTCTTCAGGTGTTCCTTGACGGTGGACTTAATCAACAAAGAATGGGC ATATGCGATGCGGTTGCTGTTGCTAAGATAATGAACGTCACGCTTGTGATTCCACGCCTTGAAGTTAATCCTGTTTGGCAAGATTCAAG TTCGTTCGCAGATATATTCGATGTGGATCACTTTACAAGTGTCCTTAAAGACGAGGTTCGGATTGTTAGAGAGCTTCCTCCACAATACGCTTGGAGCACGCGTGATTACTACGCCACAGGTATTCGAGCTACTAGGATTAAGACTGCGCCTACTCACGCCTCGGCAGAGTGGTATGTGGAGAATGTATTGCCTGTTATCCAGAG CTATGGCATTGCTGCTGTTGCCCCGTTCTCTCACCGTTTGGGGTTTGACAATGTTCCTGAAAGTATACAGCGGTTACGCTGTAAAGTGAACTTTGAAGCATTAGACTTTGTTCCTCGCATTCGTGAGCTAGGGGATGCTCTTGTGCATCGACTCAGAAATCCTCCTTCCAGCTCTGAAACATCAGGAGCTATGGATCCAACAGAGAGAGTAAACACCATTGCAAAATCCGGAGCTGGGAAGTTCGTCGTGCTTCATCTTCGTTTCGATAAA GATATGGCAGCGCATTCAGGATGTGACTTTGGAGGTGGCAAGGCGGAAAGACTAGCGCTGGCGAAATACCGCCAAGTGATATGGCAAGGAAGGGTCTTAAACTCACAGTTCACAGACGAAGAGCTAAGAAACAAAGGGCGTTGTCCGTTGACACCCGAAGAGATTGGTCTACTGCTTTCAGCGTTGGGTTTCACTAACAACACCCGTCTCTACCTAGCTTCACACCAGGTCTACGGAGGAGAAGCAAGAATCTCAACCCTGCGTAAACTCTTCCCGGTGCTTGAAAACAAGAAGAGCCTAGCCTCTGCGGAGGAACTAGCTGAGGTAGAAGGGAAAGCTTCACTGATGGCTGCGGTGGATTACTACGTGAGCATGAAGAGTGATATCTTCATCTCTGCATCTCCAGGGAATATGCACAATGCATTGCTTGCGCATAGAGCTTACTTGAACTTGAAGACCATAAACCCAAACATGATACTGTTGGGACAGGTTTTGGTGAACAAGAGCTTAGGGTGGTCTGAGTTTGAAGGAGGTGTTGTGAATGGGCACAAGAACAGGCAAGGTCAG
- the LOC108823877 gene encoding MADS-box protein AGL24 isoform X1 — protein MAREKIRIKKIDNLTARQVTFSKRRRGIIKKAGELSILCDADVALIIFSATGKLFEFSSSSMRDILGRYNLHASNINKMMGPPSPYHQQLENCNLSRLSKEVEDKTKQLRQLRGDDLEGLNLEELQRLEKSLESGLSRVSEKKGECVMSQISSLEKRGSELVDENRRLREQLVTLEMAKTMALKEAVETESATTNVSSYDSGAPLEDDFSDTSLKLGLPSWE, from the exons ATGGCGAGAGAGAAGATAAGAATTAAGAAGATAGATAACCTAACAGCGAGACAAGTTACTTTCTCTAAGAGAAGAAGGGGAATCATCAAGAAAGCCGGTGAACTTTCGATTCTTTGCGATGCTGATGTTGCTCTCATCATCTTCTCTGCCACTGGAAAGCTCTTCGAGTTCTCTAGCTCAAG TATGAGAGACATATTGGGAAGGTATAATCTTCATGCAAGTAACATCAACAAAATGATGGGTCCACCTTCTCCATATCACCAG CAGCTAGAGAATTGTAACCTCTCCCGACTAAGTAAGGAAGTGGAAGACAAAACCAAGCAGCTAAG ACAATTGAGAGGAGATGATCTTGAAGGATTGAACTTAGAAGAGTTGCAGCGGCTGGAGAAATCGCTTGAATCCGGACTCAGCCGTGTGTCTGAAAAGAAG GGCGAATGTGTGATGAGCCAGATATCTTCACTTGAGAAACGG GGATCGGAGCTGGTGGATGAGAATAGGAGACTGAGGGAGCAA CTAGTGACGTTGGAGATGGCTAAAACGATGGCGTTAAAGGAGGCTGTGGAGACAGAGTCGGCGACAACAAATGTGTCAAGCTATGACAGTGGAGCTCCTCTTGAAGATGACTTCTCAGATACTTCCCTTAAGCTTGG gCTTCCCTCCTGGGAATGA
- the LOC108823877 gene encoding MADS-box protein AGL24 isoform X2, translating into MAREKIRIKKIDNLTARQVTFSKRRRGIIKKAGELSILCDADVALIIFSATGKLFEFSSSSMRDILGRYNLHASNINKMMGPPSPYHQLENCNLSRLSKEVEDKTKQLRQLRGDDLEGLNLEELQRLEKSLESGLSRVSEKKGECVMSQISSLEKRGSELVDENRRLREQLVTLEMAKTMALKEAVETESATTNVSSYDSGAPLEDDFSDTSLKLGLPSWE; encoded by the exons ATGGCGAGAGAGAAGATAAGAATTAAGAAGATAGATAACCTAACAGCGAGACAAGTTACTTTCTCTAAGAGAAGAAGGGGAATCATCAAGAAAGCCGGTGAACTTTCGATTCTTTGCGATGCTGATGTTGCTCTCATCATCTTCTCTGCCACTGGAAAGCTCTTCGAGTTCTCTAGCTCAAG TATGAGAGACATATTGGGAAGGTATAATCTTCATGCAAGTAACATCAACAAAATGATGGGTCCACCTTCTCCATATCACCAG CTAGAGAATTGTAACCTCTCCCGACTAAGTAAGGAAGTGGAAGACAAAACCAAGCAGCTAAG ACAATTGAGAGGAGATGATCTTGAAGGATTGAACTTAGAAGAGTTGCAGCGGCTGGAGAAATCGCTTGAATCCGGACTCAGCCGTGTGTCTGAAAAGAAG GGCGAATGTGTGATGAGCCAGATATCTTCACTTGAGAAACGG GGATCGGAGCTGGTGGATGAGAATAGGAGACTGAGGGAGCAA CTAGTGACGTTGGAGATGGCTAAAACGATGGCGTTAAAGGAGGCTGTGGAGACAGAGTCGGCGACAACAAATGTGTCAAGCTATGACAGTGGAGCTCCTCTTGAAGATGACTTCTCAGATACTTCCCTTAAGCTTGG gCTTCCCTCCTGGGAATGA